The Podospora pseudocomata strain CBS 415.72m chromosome 1 map unlocalized CBS415.72m_1, whole genome shotgun sequence genome has a segment encoding these proteins:
- a CDS encoding uncharacterized protein (EggNog:ENOG503NYGH): protein MAFYLSSSLDIKMAAASGEPASGRCASPPLDKAPGPALGPRSDPTRCLSVGSTVSHGSATTEASNVRESLGSDSSAFSRQSSESYRPSRVSDIYTGNLPLNNRDSMNGMDMPYTPVTPSGSRSSSRRRGYMRPQGTDFAASARARESVLSLGSIAHLQYYFARTGLLDGKGGRLARKRDSKAQTLDLSSLDSVSFSSLKAPVSDHDSSYASMGSSPDLGAHSSFVSLAGGSLVESPTDEQHPEEFYSEDEYDEEDLNMPPPTTSTYIHREKAVPKPPTVAELRTELTNALDTAKRSLKEAKDAKAPPDDSPKISIHLTDDQGADSRARSGSTRSTRSNRSNIGWFEIQGMHILDVMTLAIRAAKIYYTSHDRPDRLDAIKSEKEIRSALLSVMEVLKRMATRGFSGGMREDEFHTMNEWISGLHSMLAAEAEIEAAEAAEREGWTWLRDEGWEGREIQREEAFIQSMLHGIKDPIENMPTIPTWVPIDRTKPLSEQTLPTPFLASLSNGQRLVHLHNCAVRKSRRRRPSYDGRCCSRPMLLASSTTQARNSGLTLRMPFSNGAEQYAARLPPSWRARCHRKKNKHRQALLPAQQETWSAIKTRWVRHCRCLWRTYAPAYHKIFLGRGGKNRDG from the exons CCCGGCCCTCGGCCCTCGCTCTGACCCGACACGCTGCCTTTCGGTGGGCTCGACCGTCTCTCATGGCTCCGCAACTACAGAAGCCTCGAATGTGCGCGAGTCTCTTGGGAGCGACAGCTCGGCCTTCTCACGCCAGTCCTCAGAGAGCTACCGTCCCTCTCGCGTCTCTGATATCTACACGGGCAATCTTCCACTCAATAATCGGGACTCGATGAACGGCATGGATATGCCCTACACGCCAGTGACACCGTCGGGATCCAGGAGCTCGAGCAGGCGCCGGGGTTACATGCGTCCCCAGGGAACTGACTTCGCTGCCAGCGCCCGCGCTCGGGAGAGCGTCCTGAGCCTCGGGAGCATCGCACATCTTCAGTACTACTTTGCACGGACCGGTTTGCTGGACGGGAAGGGTGGTCGGCTGGCACGCAAAAGAGACAGCAAGGCACAAACACTGGATCTTTCTTCGCTCGATTCCGTGTCGTTTTCTAGTCTCAAGGCCCCGGTCAGTGACCATGACTCGAGCTACGCATCCATGGGAAGCAGCCCGGATCTGGGTGCGCACAGTAGCTTTGTCAGTTTGGCCGGCGGTTCCCTCGTCGAATCGCCCACCGATGAGCAACACCCGGAGGAATTCTATTCCGAGGACGAgtacgacgaggaggatctcAATATGCCCCCTCCGACGACCAGCACATACATTCACCGAGAAAAGGCAGTCCCAAAGCCGCCGACGGTTGCTGAATTAAGAACCGAGCTCACAAACGCCCTCGATACTGCCAAAAGATCACTGAAGGAAGCAAAAGACGCCAAGGCCCCACCAGACGATTCACCCAAGATTTCCATTCATTTGACTGATGACCAGGGAGCCGACTCCCGCGCACGTTCGGGGTCTACCAGAAGCACCCGGAGCAATAGGAGCAATATTGGGTGGTTTGAAATTCAGGGCATGCACATCCTTGATGTCATGACGCTGGCTATCCGGGCGGCCAAGATCTATTACACATCCCACGACCGACCTGACCGCCTGGATGCCATCAAGTCGGAAAAGGAGATTCGCAGTGCCTTGCTCTCTGTGATGGAGGTGCTCAAGCGTATGGCAACTCGGGGGTTCTCTGGCGGCATGCGTGAGGACGAGTTCCACACTATGAATGAATGGATCTCCGGGCTCCACAGCAtgctggctgctgaggctgagatagaggctgccgaggctgCTGAGCGGGAGGGATGGACTTGGTTGCGCGATGAAGGGTGGGAGGGCCGCGAAATTCAGCGCGAGGAAGCCTTCATACAGTCGATGCTGCACGGCATCAAGGACCCCATCGAGAACATGCCAACCATTCCCACATGGGTCCCCATTGACCGGACGAAGCCTTTGAGTGAGCAAACGCTCCCCACACCGTTTCTTGCGTCCCTGTCCAACGGTCAGCGTCTGGTTCACTTGCACAACTGTGCGGTTCGCAAGTCTCGCCGGAG GCGGCCGAGCTACGATGGGAGGTGCTGCTCAAGACCGATGCTCTTGGCCTCCAGTACAACACAAGCCCGCAACTCTGGCTTGACTTTGAGGATGCCATTCTCCAATGGTGCCGAACAGTACGCGGCGAGATTACCGCCGAGCTGGAGGGCTAGGTGCcaccgaaaaaaaaacaagcatCGGCAAGCGTTATTACCTGCCCAGCAGGAGACGTGGTCAGCAATCAAAACCAGGTGGGTTCGGCACTGCAGATGCCTCTGGAGAACATACGCACCAGCTTATCACAAAATCTTcctggggagagggggaaaaaatCGGGACGGATAG